The Gillisia sp. Hel_I_86 genome has a segment encoding these proteins:
- a CDS encoding SDR family oxidoreductase has protein sequence MKKALITGANKSIGYETARQLLQKGYYIFLGSRNLENGTAAVEKLKAEGLTNVEVVQLDVTNDDSVKSARIEIGKKTEVLDVLINNAGINGGWPQAALEASIDQFRQVFETNVYGVARVTQAFIDMLRKSPQPRIVNVSSSGCSLTLHCDPTWKYYSHKAAVYPASKAALNMYTINLAYELRDTPFKVNAVCPGFVATDFNGHRGTGTVQEAGTRIAKYAMIGADGPTGKFISEEHNPETGECPW, from the coding sequence ATGAAGAAAGCATTAATAACAGGAGCCAACAAAAGTATTGGCTATGAAACCGCACGACAACTATTACAAAAAGGATATTACATTTTCTTGGGCAGTCGCAATCTGGAAAACGGAACAGCAGCTGTCGAAAAACTGAAAGCCGAAGGACTAACGAATGTTGAAGTCGTACAATTGGATGTTACCAATGACGATTCAGTAAAATCGGCAAGAATCGAAATTGGTAAAAAAACGGAAGTCCTGGATGTGCTCATCAACAATGCAGGTATCAATGGCGGTTGGCCCCAAGCTGCTTTAGAGGCAAGCATTGACCAGTTCAGACAAGTATTCGAAACCAATGTATATGGTGTGGCAAGGGTTACACAGGCATTCATTGATATGTTGCGAAAATCGCCGCAACCACGAATAGTAAATGTGTCATCGAGTGGCTGTTCGCTAACTTTACATTGCGATCCTACTTGGAAATACTATTCACACAAAGCGGCTGTTTATCCGGCATCAAAAGCCGCTCTCAATATGTACACTATCAATTTGGCATACGAATTAAGGGATACGCCATTTAAAGTAAATGCGGTATGTCCGGGATTTGTGGCAACGGACTTCAATGGCCATCGTGGAACGGGAACCGTTCAAGAAGCAGGTACCCGAATTGCCAAATATGCAATGATTGGCGCGGATGGACCCACAGGAAAGTTTATCAGCGAAGAACACAATCCGGAAACTGGCGAATGCCCTTGGTAA
- a CDS encoding winged helix-turn-helix transcriptional regulator, producing the protein MQKIVVTQRKALSFRKVFIFTGMKIHEEKTLPTKEECSGSLKNVFDAMFVLNGKWKLPLVLCLMHSSKRFNELQKEVKGISPKVLANELKDLELNFLIKRNVYPTTPVSIIYEATEYSHSLKNVLEELSSWGENHRNKVKGKTI; encoded by the coding sequence ATGCAAAAGATAGTAGTTACCCAAAGGAAAGCGCTTTCCTTTAGGAAAGTTTTTATCTTTACCGGTATGAAAATTCATGAAGAAAAAACACTTCCTACTAAAGAAGAATGTTCAGGGTCACTTAAAAATGTATTCGATGCAATGTTTGTTTTGAATGGCAAATGGAAATTGCCATTGGTGCTTTGTTTAATGCATTCCTCAAAGCGGTTTAATGAACTTCAAAAGGAAGTCAAAGGAATATCTCCCAAGGTATTGGCCAACGAACTGAAGGATTTGGAGTTGAATTTTCTAATTAAACGGAACGTATATCCAACCACCCCGGTAAGTATTATTTATGAAGCTACCGAGTATAGTCATTCACTTAAAAATGTTTTGGAGGAATTAAGTTCTTGGGGCGAAAATCATAGGAACAAAGTAAAAGGGAAAACTATTTAG
- a CDS encoding winged helix-turn-helix transcriptional regulator, with the protein MKNDENCEFDLSDLHFILKVLGGKWKLHILTSLYIGKKRFKELERDVVGISPKMLIKELKDLEAIGIVNRQTFNTVPITVEYSLTDDGLTLKPVLDHMREWASEFKQKVNSVG; encoded by the coding sequence ATGAAAAATGATGAAAATTGTGAGTTTGACTTATCGGATTTACATTTTATTCTAAAAGTTTTAGGTGGTAAATGGAAACTTCACATCCTGACAAGCTTATACATTGGCAAAAAAAGATTTAAAGAGCTGGAACGCGATGTGGTCGGCATTTCACCGAAGATGCTGATCAAGGAACTAAAGGACCTTGAAGCTATTGGTATTGTAAACCGGCAAACCTTCAATACCGTCCCTATTACCGTTGAATATAGTTTAACAGATGACGGACTTACTTTAAAACCAGTTTTGGATCACATGAGAGAATGGGCAAGTGAGTTTAAACAAAAAGTAAACTCAGTAGGATAA
- a CDS encoding RNA-binding domain-containing protein, whose protein sequence is MTETNRIEYKRELSDGLEKEVIAFLNYREGGILYIGIDKDGNTYGLADADGDQLKIKDRLKNNIRPSALGLFDIVSEEREGKIILKIIVASGPEKPYHLKKYGMSERGCFIRLGSAAEPMPQKMIDELFAKRTRNSISKIKAGRQDLSFSQLKIYYEESGYSLGKAFAKNLELLTEDGAFNYAGYLLADKNNTSIKVAKYSGKTRTDLIESNEYGHECLVKSTKQVIDKIAVENRTSTKITAKEREQVNLWHPIALREAIINSFVHNDYTNEIPPKFEIFADRIEITSAGGLPEGLSKQEFFEGFSVPRNKELMRIFKDLELVEQLGSGIPRILEHYGKESFSFSDNFLRMTFIAKEVADESTFKADDKEGGVIGGATGGVTGGAIDAADTLTNRQKEVLKLIAGNTSITYTAIAEALSINESAVGKHITAIKNKGFLKRQGGTQGYWEINFKENK, encoded by the coding sequence ATGACGGAAACAAACCGTATAGAATACAAAAGAGAACTGTCCGATGGGCTTGAAAAAGAGGTTATTGCTTTTCTGAACTACCGTGAAGGAGGTATTCTATACATTGGTATTGATAAAGACGGAAACACGTATGGCTTGGCAGATGCAGATGGTGACCAATTGAAAATTAAGGATAGATTGAAGAACAATATCCGTCCTTCTGCATTGGGTTTGTTTGATATTGTGAGCGAGGAAAGAGAAGGCAAGATTATCCTGAAAATCATTGTGGCGAGCGGTCCCGAAAAGCCCTATCATCTTAAAAAATACGGGATGAGCGAAAGGGGTTGTTTTATTCGTTTGGGTTCAGCAGCTGAACCGATGCCACAAAAAATGATTGACGAGCTCTTCGCTAAACGTACCCGAAATTCCATCAGTAAGATTAAAGCGGGTCGGCAGGATTTAAGCTTTAGTCAGTTGAAAATCTATTATGAGGAATCGGGTTATTCCCTTGGTAAAGCATTTGCAAAGAACTTGGAACTACTTACCGAAGATGGTGCTTTCAACTATGCTGGTTATCTTTTGGCAGATAAGAATAATACTTCTATAAAGGTGGCCAAGTATTCCGGCAAAACCCGAACAGATCTTATAGAAAGTAACGAGTACGGACACGAATGCTTGGTCAAGTCCACAAAGCAAGTAATAGATAAAATTGCCGTAGAGAACAGAACCAGTACAAAAATAACAGCAAAAGAAAGGGAGCAAGTTAATCTTTGGCATCCCATCGCCTTACGCGAAGCGATTATTAACTCATTTGTGCATAACGACTACACCAATGAGATTCCCCCAAAGTTTGAAATCTTTGCCGACAGAATTGAAATCACATCTGCAGGTGGTCTGCCAGAAGGATTGAGCAAACAAGAATTTTTTGAGGGCTTTTCAGTACCACGAAACAAGGAACTGATGCGTATTTTCAAGGACTTAGAACTCGTAGAGCAATTGGGTTCTGGCATCCCTCGTATTTTGGAACATTACGGGAAAGAGAGTTTTAGTTTTTCAGATAATTTCTTAAGGATGACTTTTATTGCCAAAGAAGTTGCTGATGAATCTACTTTTAAGGCAGATGATAAAGAAGGTGGTGTAATAGGTGGTGCAACAGGTGGTGTAACAGGTGGTGCAATAGATGCAGCTGACACTCTAACTAATAGACAAAAAGAAGTTCTTAAACTTATTGCAGGTAATACTTCTATTACCTATACTGCAATAGCGGAAGCTTTAAGCATCAATGAATCTGCTGTTGGTAAACATATCACAGCTATTAAAAATAAAGGATTTTTAAAGCGGCAAGGTGGTACGCAGGGTTATTGGGAAATTAATTTCAAAGAAAATAAATAA
- a CDS encoding FMN-dependent NADH-azoreductase yields MDSKRILQINSSIMGDKSYSRKLGNAIVEKIKVKYPNSTVEQLDLVESNIPHLTPETLQAMFTPEEHQTDEVRQALQLSDTLLKQLFESDILVIGAPLINLTIHSSLKAWIDHITRRGITFGYNEAGIPIGFITGKKVYVAMSSGGIYTDEQGKSNDFVAPYLKSFLGFLGMTDLTVVRAEGLHIPVIQDTALEKGVHSIVIN; encoded by the coding sequence ATGGATTCAAAACGCATCTTACAAATCAACTCCAGTATCATGGGAGATAAATCGTATAGCAGAAAATTAGGAAATGCTATCGTTGAAAAAATAAAAGTGAAATACCCTAATAGTACGGTTGAACAATTGGATTTAGTGGAAAGCAATATCCCGCACTTAACACCAGAAACTTTACAGGCAATGTTTACCCCAGAAGAGCATCAAACCGATGAAGTAAGGCAAGCACTTCAATTGTCGGATACATTGTTGAAACAATTATTTGAAAGTGATATACTAGTAATAGGTGCACCACTTATCAACCTAACCATTCATTCTTCCCTTAAAGCATGGATAGACCATATAACACGTCGTGGAATTACATTTGGCTATAATGAAGCTGGTATTCCAATTGGATTCATCACAGGAAAAAAAGTATATGTAGCCATGAGTTCCGGAGGTATCTATACCGATGAACAAGGCAAATCGAATGATTTTGTAGCACCTTACCTAAAATCATTCTTAGGCTTTTTGGGTATGACCGACCTTACAGTGGTTAGAGCTGAAGGACTTCACATTCCCGTTATACAGGATACGGCATTGGAGAAAGGAGTTCATAGTATTGTAATTAATTAA
- a CDS encoding helix-turn-helix domain-containing protein, which yields MKKEENTLYKFESLTDFHRVFGLPKPMHPLISFVDITDLETLPYDFPKSMAMNFYKISYKTGMCGQAKYGQSYYDFGEGGLVLTSPNQVFESPSGNHASGRLLLVHPDFLLTYPLAKKIKEYGFFSYATNEALHLSDNERKTILSIFEIIDDELKSRIDDFSQDVMIAQLELLLNYCNRFYKRQFITRKVVNNDLLQKIEEILDNYFNDSTPLKEGIPTVQLLSEKLNISPSYLSDMLRTLTGLSAQHHIHNKLVEKAKEMLSISELTVNEIAYQLGFEYPQSFSRLFKSKSGVSPMEFRASFN from the coding sequence ATGAAAAAGGAAGAGAATACACTTTATAAATTTGAATCATTAACGGACTTTCATCGGGTGTTTGGATTACCAAAACCTATGCACCCGCTGATTAGTTTTGTAGATATAACGGACTTAGAAACTCTACCCTATGATTTTCCGAAATCTATGGCAATGAACTTCTATAAGATTTCCTATAAAACGGGGATGTGTGGGCAAGCAAAATACGGACAAAGCTATTATGATTTTGGAGAAGGTGGCTTGGTGCTTACCTCGCCAAACCAAGTATTTGAAAGTCCCAGTGGCAATCATGCAAGTGGTCGTTTATTACTGGTCCACCCCGATTTCCTTTTAACCTATCCATTGGCAAAGAAGATTAAGGAATACGGTTTCTTTTCCTATGCCACTAATGAGGCACTGCATTTATCAGATAATGAAAGAAAAACAATCTTATCCATTTTTGAAATCATCGACGACGAATTAAAAAGTAGGATTGATGATTTTAGTCAGGATGTCATGATAGCGCAACTTGAACTATTATTAAATTACTGTAACCGTTTCTACAAACGACAATTCATAACTCGTAAGGTCGTAAACAACGATTTATTACAAAAAATAGAAGAAATTTTAGACAACTATTTTAATGACTCCACACCATTGAAGGAAGGAATTCCAACCGTGCAATTGCTATCTGAAAAATTAAATATTTCCCCCAGTTATTTAAGTGATATGTTAAGAACGCTTACCGGTCTAAGTGCACAGCACCATATACACAATAAACTTGTGGAAAAGGCAAAAGAAATGCTCTCAATTTCCGAATTGACAGTTAATGAAATAGCCTACCAATTGGGTTTTGAATATCCACAAAGTTTTAGCCGATTGTTTAAAAGTAAAAGTGGGGTAAGTCCGATGGAGTTTAGGGCTAGTTTTAATTGA
- a CDS encoding winged helix-turn-helix transcriptional regulator, whose protein sequence is MKKKEKECPDVPTCSVDYAFKRIGGKYKGRILWYLHEHKILRYGELGRTVPDITTKMLTQTLRELENDNLVDRKVYHQVPPKVEYSLTEVGKELIPFISYLKEWGDKQIQKTNS, encoded by the coding sequence GTGAAGAAAAAAGAAAAAGAATGTCCAGATGTTCCTACTTGCTCTGTTGATTATGCATTTAAACGTATCGGTGGAAAGTATAAGGGTAGGATCTTATGGTATTTGCACGAACATAAAATCCTACGATACGGAGAATTGGGCAGGACAGTGCCAGATATTACCACCAAAATGCTGACTCAAACACTTCGGGAATTGGAAAACGACAATTTAGTCGACCGAAAAGTATATCACCAAGTACCGCCCAAAGTGGAATATTCCTTGACAGAGGTCGGTAAGGAGTTGATTCCATTTATCAGTTACCTAAAAGAATGGGGAGATAAACAAATTCAAAAAACCAACTCTTAA
- a CDS encoding NmrA family NAD(P)-binding protein yields MNIVVTGSLGNISKPLATELVQKGHNVTVISSKDERQRAIEDIGAKAAIGSIQDAEFLINTFKGADVVYLMEAWEGIGSIFDKDVDFVAGFHRIGNNYKQAVEVSGVKNIVHLSSVGAHSKTGYGTLTAHHDVENILKQLPDDVAIKFMRPVGFYTNLYRSVQTIKDKAAFISNHGGDVKEPLVSPLDIAAAIVEEMESPFEGRKVRYIASDDVSPNEIAKIIGEAIGKPDLQWIMIPDEQMLEGMLGMGVNTKIAEGMVEMQASQRNGKLYEDFYENKPTYGKVKFTDFAKEFALAYNK; encoded by the coding sequence ATGAATATAGTAGTTACAGGTTCCTTAGGGAACATCAGCAAGCCACTCGCTACAGAATTGGTCCAAAAAGGTCATAACGTTACCGTCATCAGCAGCAAGGACGAAAGACAACGAGCCATCGAAGACATCGGGGCTAAAGCTGCCATTGGTTCTATCCAAGATGCCGAATTTCTTATAAACACTTTCAAAGGAGCAGATGTGGTTTACCTCATGGAAGCTTGGGAAGGTATCGGTAGCATCTTTGATAAGGATGTGGATTTTGTTGCAGGATTTCATCGTATTGGCAACAATTACAAACAAGCCGTAGAAGTGTCAGGTGTGAAAAATATTGTCCATCTGAGCAGTGTAGGAGCTCACAGCAAAACAGGTTATGGCACGCTTACTGCCCATCACGATGTAGAAAACATTTTGAAACAACTGCCTGATGATGTTGCTATCAAGTTTATGCGACCTGTAGGTTTTTATACCAATCTATACAGGTCTGTTCAAACGATCAAAGACAAAGCTGCTTTCATTTCCAATCACGGTGGCGACGTAAAGGAACCATTGGTTTCACCATTGGATATAGCTGCTGCCATTGTGGAAGAAATGGAATCTCCTTTTGAAGGAAGAAAAGTACGCTATATAGCCAGTGATGATGTTTCGCCAAATGAAATTGCAAAAATTATAGGTGAGGCTATCGGAAAACCAGACTTACAATGGATAATGATTCCAGATGAACAGATGCTCGAAGGCATGTTGGGCATGGGCGTAAATACAAAAATTGCAGAAGGTATGGTAGAAATGCAGGCCAGTCAGCGAAACGGAAAGCTATACGAAGATTTTTATGAAAACAAGCCTACTTATGGTAAGGTGAAATTCACTGATTTTGCCAAAGAATTTGCACTGGCATATAACAAATAA
- a CDS encoding SDR family NAD(P)-dependent oxidoreductase, with the protein MKQNGNTVLITGGGTGIGLAMAEIFLNKGNEVIICGRTKATLDKAQEKVPLLHTIVADVSSKEGRKALKTEIANHFPKLNVLVNNAGIYSITDIMDPKYIPILESQLTTNLVAPMALIQELMPVLEKNVDAIIVNVTTGYVFIPSAQSSAYSASKTALRAITQGLRFNLQKKSIRVVEIIPPAVDTQMNKGKNISLMTSELFAQKAFKGLVNGQDEIVIGMSKLGKLLSRIAPKFSFKKMNTDEEKQRMEMDLAAIDL; encoded by the coding sequence ATGAAACAAAATGGAAATACGGTACTTATAACAGGAGGTGGTACCGGAATTGGTCTGGCCATGGCCGAAATTTTTTTAAATAAAGGAAACGAAGTAATCATCTGTGGAAGGACAAAGGCCACCCTTGATAAAGCCCAAGAAAAAGTTCCCTTGTTACATACCATTGTCGCGGATGTTTCATCCAAAGAAGGGAGGAAAGCCTTGAAGACAGAAATTGCGAATCATTTTCCTAAACTAAATGTTCTGGTCAATAATGCAGGAATTTATAGTATTACAGATATTATGGACCCCAAATATATCCCTATTTTGGAATCTCAACTAACGACAAATTTAGTGGCACCAATGGCCTTGATCCAGGAATTAATGCCTGTTTTAGAGAAAAATGTTGACGCTATTATTGTAAATGTTACCACGGGCTATGTCTTTATACCATCGGCACAATCATCGGCCTATAGTGCAAGTAAAACAGCACTAAGAGCTATAACACAAGGCTTAAGGTTCAACCTTCAAAAAAAATCGATCCGTGTAGTAGAGATAATTCCTCCTGCGGTTGATACGCAAATGAACAAAGGAAAAAATATATCCTTAATGACTTCTGAACTTTTCGCTCAAAAGGCGTTTAAAGGTCTGGTGAATGGTCAAGATGAAATAGTAATAGGAATGTCAAAGTTGGGTAAACTGCTGTCTCGAATAGCTCCAAAGTTTAGTTTCAAAAAGATGAATACCGATGAAGAAAAACAGCGAATGGAAATGGACCTAGCAGCAATTGACTTATAA